A window from Aerococcus sp. Group 1 encodes these proteins:
- a CDS encoding amino acid ABC transporter ATP-binding protein, with protein MLNVKNIHKSFLGQKILKGIDLTVDSGDVIAILGPSGSGKTTLLRCLNFLEKADHGEFGLLGEHYDLSKITRKEILKIRQHIGFVFQNYNLFNNKTVLENLLEPLVTARGWAKDEAVARSEEILDWVGMAKLKDRYPNQLSGGQQQRVGIARAIAPSPDLILFDEPTSALDPELVDGVLNIMTELAKKGTTMVVVTHEMSFAKNVADHIIFMEQGEVIEEGDPYSFFNAQKNQRVHKFLNVLDRF; from the coding sequence ATGTTAAATGTTAAAAATATCCACAAATCCTTTCTTGGTCAAAAAATATTGAAAGGAATCGATTTAACAGTTGATTCTGGAGATGTGATTGCTATTCTGGGCCCTAGTGGGTCAGGAAAGACCACCCTTTTACGGTGTTTAAATTTCTTAGAAAAGGCAGATCATGGTGAATTTGGCCTCTTAGGAGAGCATTATGACTTAAGCAAAATTACTCGAAAAGAAATTTTGAAGATCAGACAACATATTGGTTTCGTTTTTCAAAATTATAATTTGTTTAATAATAAAACGGTTTTAGAAAACTTGCTAGAACCCCTGGTTACAGCGCGAGGCTGGGCAAAGGATGAAGCAGTTGCTCGAAGTGAAGAAATCCTTGACTGGGTAGGAATGGCAAAACTCAAAGACCGTTATCCTAATCAACTCTCTGGCGGACAACAACAAAGAGTGGGAATCGCTAGAGCAATCGCACCTAGCCCAGATCTCATTCTTTTTGATGAACCGACTTCAGCTTTAGATCCGGAATTAGTCGATGGGGTTTTAAATATCATGACTGAACTCGCGAAAAAGGGAACGACCATGGTCGTTGTGACCCATGAAATGTCCTTTGCTAAGAATGTTGCTGATCATATTATATTTATGGAGCAGGGAGAAGTGATTGAAGAGGGAGACCCTTACAGTTTCTTTAATGCTCAGAAAAATCAAAGAGTTCATAAGTTTCTCAATGTCTTAGATCGCTTTTAA
- a CDS encoding amino acid ABC transporter permease, with protein MNWDFIIDTFFASLKGIPVTLSIMLVAVLFSIAPALLFALALQRELPVISKFIQVYLAIIRATPLIVLILFFYSLLPSLLNQFTNLIHVEVDVFNFNPIIYAYIIFCLIALASLTEIFRSALMAVDYGQWEAALSAGLSPWKSFERIIFPQLLKVALPSFINLIIELVKGTSLVFVMTVQDITAIAKTAAAYSYNFTSAYIVIFVIYLILCGLIQYLGQVINKYYLSHA; from the coding sequence ATGAATTGGGATTTTATTATTGATACATTTTTTGCTTCCTTAAAAGGAATTCCTGTGACCCTTAGTATTATGCTGGTAGCGGTATTATTTTCTATCGCCCCTGCTTTATTGTTTGCCTTAGCTTTACAGAGGGAGCTGCCAGTCATTAGTAAGTTTATTCAAGTTTACTTAGCGATCATACGCGCTACTCCCTTAATTGTTCTTATTCTGTTCTTTTACAGTTTACTGCCTAGCCTTTTAAATCAATTCACCAATTTAATTCATGTTGAGGTGGACGTCTTTAATTTTAATCCGATTATCTATGCCTACATTATCTTCTGCTTAATTGCGCTAGCATCCTTAACTGAGATCTTTCGGTCTGCCTTAATGGCTGTTGATTATGGCCAGTGGGAAGCAGCCCTAAGTGCCGGTTTAAGTCCCTGGAAAAGTTTTGAAAGAATTATTTTTCCGCAATTGCTTAAAGTCGCTCTACCTTCATTTATCAATTTGATTATTGAACTGGTTAAGGGAACTTCTTTAGTCTTTGTGATGACGGTGCAAGATATCACAGCTATTGCAAAGACTGCAGCCGCTTATTCCTATAATTTTACCAGTGCTTATATTGTTATCTTTGTTATATATTTAATACTTTGTGGCTTAATTCAATATCTTGGACAGGTCATTAATAAGTATTATCTATCCCATGCCTAG
- a CDS encoding amino acid ABC transporter permease, producing MVNFDVKSIFPLFKELIPFIPVSLFILIISFTLGNLLGLILAYGLEAKQRWYQQITKTYIFIMRCTPPIVMIFLVFYGLPQLLKWWLKINIHDFSQAVFVIIALTLLYGANISVVFKASYDAVNKGQREAGLALGLSEARTFFRILLPQALRIALPNIGNSTVSLLKNTALAYTIGLIDVMGAGQLFINRNMGNFSLETDLAVAIIYWIIAGLIMVSIHLLEKEISKGEV from the coding sequence ATGGTTAATTTTGATGTAAAATCCATATTCCCTTTATTTAAGGAATTGATACCATTTATACCAGTATCATTATTTATATTAATTATTTCCTTTACCCTTGGCAATTTACTAGGACTTATTCTAGCTTATGGCTTAGAAGCAAAGCAAAGATGGTATCAGCAAATAACGAAGACTTATATATTTATTATGCGCTGTACGCCGCCAATAGTGATGATATTTCTAGTGTTTTATGGTTTACCCCAGCTATTGAAGTGGTGGCTTAAGATTAACATTCATGATTTCTCACAAGCAGTCTTTGTCATTATTGCCTTAACTTTGCTATATGGAGCCAATATTTCTGTTGTGTTCAAAGCAAGTTATGATGCGGTCAATAAGGGGCAAAGGGAGGCTGGCTTAGCTTTGGGCCTGTCAGAAGCTAGGACTTTCTTTAGAATCCTACTGCCTCAAGCCTTAAGGATTGCCCTACCAAATATTGGTAACTCGACGGTTTCTTTATTAAAAAACACTGCCCTAGCTTATACCATTGGATTAATTGATGTCATGGGGGCAGGGCAATTATTTATTAATCGAAATATGGGTAATTTTTCCTTAGAAACTGATTTGGCCGTAGCCATTATCTATTGGATTATTGCTGGATTAATTATGGTTTCTATTCATCTATTAGAAAAAGAAATTTCTAAAGGGGAGGTATAG
- a CDS encoding transporter substrate-binding domain-containing protein, whose amino-acid sequence MEEAAENENKKLFIGILVAVVVVLASFLIRNRSSEPSKENSRNVKVAFWQNYYPYNFVNDKGEADGYEVAVFREVEKKLPQYHFDFVPTSNEDLLIGLESGKYDAGIKGCWYTDERAKKFIIPKNYHGASVIGLTIRSEDKDKYKNIDDFAKAKGRLVPISPQNGQYDVIQDYNQKNPDHPIDLVPADQFDLSDAYGWVLEGRYDAYFSIDLSYKKSVEDEDGPYHDKADQLTYVTYKGIPIYPLFERTDENEQLVKDYDQAIKELREDGTLEKLSQQYLNKNVFDYIKD is encoded by the coding sequence ATAGAGGAGGCAGCTGAAAATGAAAATAAAAAATTATTCATCGGTATTTTAGTGGCGGTAGTCGTTGTATTAGCCAGCTTCTTAATCAGAAACCGTAGTAGTGAACCAAGTAAAGAAAATTCCCGTAACGTTAAGGTGGCTTTTTGGCAAAATTATTATCCCTATAATTTCGTGAATGATAAGGGGGAGGCCGATGGTTATGAGGTTGCCGTTTTTAGAGAAGTTGAAAAGAAGTTGCCACAGTATCACTTTGACTTTGTTCCCACCTCTAATGAAGACTTACTTATTGGATTAGAGTCAGGTAAGTATGACGCAGGGATTAAGGGATGCTGGTATACCGATGAGCGGGCTAAGAAGTTTATTATTCCTAAAAACTATCATGGGGCGAGTGTGATTGGATTGACCATTCGTTCCGAAGATAAGGATAAATATAAAAACATCGATGATTTCGCTAAGGCTAAGGGGAGATTAGTTCCTATTTCGCCACAAAACGGTCAATACGATGTGATTCAAGATTATAATCAAAAGAATCCTGATCATCCTATTGACTTGGTGCCTGCTGATCAATTTGACCTATCTGATGCCTATGGTTGGGTGCTTGAAGGACGTTATGATGCTTACTTCTCTATTGACCTATCCTATAAAAAGTCTGTAGAAGATGAAGATGGTCCTTATCATGATAAAGCTGATCAATTAACTTATGTGACTTATAAAGGGATTCCAATCTATCCTTTATTTGAACGGACTGATGAAAATGAACAATTAGTCAAAGATTATGATCAAGCAATTAAAGAACTCCGTGAAGATGGGACATTAGAAAAATTATCCCAACAATATTTAAATAAGAATGTATTTGATTATATTAAAGATTAA
- a CDS encoding ABC transporter ATP-binding protein gives MENNRQLMKSLWHFISPYRFKFSLSVICTIVLCLSNVLEPIVLGLAITEISKNILAIMNNVPGAGINYDYLLKIMALYFLRGIFYHGSFYLSQYWLTEVVQHSIYDLRNAISHKANRLPVSYFDKNQTGDILSRMTNDVDTLSNALQQSVLPLLTGVLQISFALISMFILHWKLALVSVISMPITYLSAKTILNYSQPIFKKQADALGHLFGYTQEQLSGYTEIKVYNKENESVDEFEKRNQNLQEVGFKAAFLAEILQPILSFISNLAYIVITGLGAYFVFIQQLTIGNLQAFVQYVWQINQPIQTITQLIGVIQSAVAASQRIFTFLGEEEVYQKPVTEHLPLTIKGQISFDHVKFAYDEDNILMHDVSFTVEPGQTVAIVGPTGAGKTTLINLLMRFYDVQDGSINVDGINIKDISRHDLRSHIGMVLQDAWLYTDTIRENIRLGDLEASDYEVIDAAKIANVDHFIRTLPGGYDMEINEEGSNVSLGQKQLMTIARAIVSDPDILILDEATSSVDTRLEQLIQSAMDRIMENRTSFVIAHRLSTIRNADIILVMKNGDIIEHGNHDSLMAKDGFYADLYNSQFNQESAAEIHMGY, from the coding sequence ATGGAGAATAATCGTCAATTAATGAAGAGTCTCTGGCACTTTATTTCTCCCTACCGCTTTAAGTTCAGTTTAAGTGTTATTTGTACAATCGTTCTATGTCTATCAAATGTCCTTGAACCAATTGTCCTAGGCTTAGCAATTACTGAAATCTCTAAAAATATCTTAGCCATCATGAATAATGTGCCAGGAGCTGGAATTAACTATGACTACTTATTAAAGATCATGGCCCTCTACTTTCTACGGGGAATCTTCTACCATGGTTCTTTTTACCTCAGTCAATACTGGTTAACTGAAGTCGTGCAGCATTCGATTTATGATTTGCGTAATGCCATTAGTCATAAAGCAAATCGCCTACCTGTTTCCTATTTCGATAAAAATCAAACGGGCGATATTCTTAGCCGTATGACTAACGACGTGGATACCTTATCCAACGCCCTCCAGCAATCAGTTCTTCCCCTATTAACCGGCGTTTTACAAATTAGTTTTGCCTTAATCAGTATGTTTATTTTGCATTGGAAGCTGGCCCTGGTTAGTGTCATCTCGATGCCTATCACTTACTTGAGTGCAAAAACTATTTTGAATTATTCCCAACCAATCTTTAAAAAACAAGCAGATGCTTTGGGGCACCTCTTTGGCTATACTCAAGAACAATTATCCGGCTACACCGAAATAAAGGTCTATAACAAAGAAAACGAGTCGGTTGATGAATTTGAAAAACGTAACCAAAATCTGCAGGAAGTTGGCTTTAAAGCTGCATTCCTAGCTGAAATTCTCCAACCCATCTTAAGCTTTATTTCTAATTTAGCTTATATTGTAATCACTGGGCTAGGTGCTTATTTCGTCTTTATCCAACAATTAACCATTGGTAACTTACAAGCCTTTGTCCAATATGTCTGGCAAATTAACCAACCCATCCAAACCATCACCCAACTTATCGGGGTGATTCAAAGTGCCGTAGCGGCCAGTCAGCGGATCTTCACTTTCCTTGGTGAAGAAGAAGTTTACCAAAAACCAGTGACTGAACATCTCCCTCTAACAATTAAGGGACAAATCAGCTTTGACCATGTGAAATTTGCCTATGATGAGGATAATATCTTAATGCACGATGTCTCCTTTACCGTAGAACCCGGTCAAACAGTTGCCATTGTTGGTCCAACTGGAGCAGGTAAAACCACCCTGATTAACCTACTCATGCGCTTCTACGATGTCCAGGACGGGTCAATTAATGTTGATGGCATTAATATCAAGGACATCAGCCGACACGATTTGAGAAGCCATATTGGGATGGTCCTACAAGATGCCTGGCTCTATACAGATACTATCCGTGAAAATATTCGCCTTGGCGATTTAGAAGCCAGTGATTATGAAGTGATTGATGCTGCTAAGATAGCCAATGTTGATCATTTTATCCGTACCCTACCTGGCGGCTATGATATGGAAATCAATGAGGAAGGCAGCAACGTTTCCCTAGGTCAAAAGCAACTCATGACCATCGCCCGAGCGATCGTATCTGATCCTGATATTCTTATTCTCGATGAGGCAACTTCCTCGGTTGATACTCGCTTAGAGCAATTAATTCAATCTGCAATGGACCGGATCATGGAGAACCGCACCAGCTTCGTCATTGCCCACCGCCTATCAACCATCCGTAATGCCGACATCATCCTAGTCATGAAAAATGGTGATATTATCGAACACGGTAACCATGATAGTCTCATGGCTAAAGACGGTTTCTATGCGGATCTTTACAATAGTCAATTTAACCAAGAAAGTGCCGCAGAAATTCACATGGGCTATTAG
- a CDS encoding AI-2E family transporter, which produces MNFEKNWIKVFSGIAILLAVLWIMNNLNIISNFMGQIQNVISPFLVGAAIAFILSIPVNYIEKYLKRFDYFKRHRKTLRGLAIVLSLILIVLLIYFLIFLVLPDFEDTITSFISIVPTTISQVISKVMRFIDRHPELVTYIQQLDINLNNLAQRAIAFVQSLATNLLSQTFTIGIGLVNSLFNLFISLVFGITVVSAKETLTRQVKKVIYAICNLPWANYLVNVGKLANDVFTNFVSGQVLEAFILGIMVYIGMLICHFPYALTISVIMGASGLIPIFGAIFGAVAGAMLIVVTSPTKAILFIIFITVVQQLEGNIIYPRVVGGSVGLPGLWTLVAVTVGGAFFGLPGMLLSVPTVSVIYQLTAATINHRLDLKELDIETWSAEIDPK; this is translated from the coding sequence ATGAATTTTGAAAAGAATTGGATAAAAGTTTTTAGTGGAATAGCCATTCTTTTGGCGGTCCTTTGGATAATGAATAATTTAAATATTATCAGTAATTTTATGGGCCAGATTCAAAATGTAATTAGTCCATTTTTAGTTGGGGCAGCCATTGCCTTTATTCTATCGATTCCGGTAAATTATATTGAAAAATACTTAAAAAGATTCGATTATTTTAAAAGACATCGGAAAACCTTGCGTGGCTTAGCCATTGTCCTTTCCTTGATTCTTATCGTCTTATTGATATACTTTTTAATCTTCTTAGTCTTACCTGATTTTGAGGATACGATCACTTCATTTATTTCTATCGTGCCTACAACCATTAGTCAAGTCATCTCTAAGGTCATGCGTTTTATTGACCGTCATCCTGAATTAGTGACTTATATCCAACAATTGGATATCAATTTAAATAATTTAGCCCAAAGAGCCATCGCCTTCGTGCAATCCTTAGCTACCAATTTGCTTTCACAAACCTTTACTATCGGTATTGGCCTGGTGAATAGTCTGTTTAATTTATTTATTTCTTTGGTTTTTGGGATTACTGTGGTTTCGGCTAAGGAAACTTTAACCAGACAAGTAAAGAAAGTCATCTATGCCATATGTAATTTACCTTGGGCAAATTACTTAGTCAATGTGGGAAAGTTAGCCAATGATGTTTTCACTAATTTTGTTAGTGGCCAGGTTCTGGAAGCTTTTATACTTGGAATTATGGTTTATATCGGCATGTTAATTTGTCATTTTCCATATGCTTTAACTATTTCAGTGATAATGGGGGCTTCGGGTTTGATTCCTATTTTTGGAGCAATCTTCGGAGCAGTTGCCGGGGCCATGCTAATCGTTGTGACTAGTCCGACCAAAGCGATCCTATTTATTATTTTTATAACTGTTGTGCAACAACTGGAAGGAAATATTATTTACCCTCGTGTTGTCGGAGGGAGCGTTGGTTTACCTGGTTTGTGGACTTTGGTCGCTGTGACTGTCGGCGGGGCCTTCTTTGGCTTACCAGGAATGTTACTCAGTGTCCCTACGGTATCTGTAATATACCAGCTCACAGCAGCCACCATTAATCATCGACTCGATCTGAAAGAATTAGATATCGAGACCTGGAGCGCAGAAATTGATCCTAAATAA
- the coaA gene encoding type I pantothenate kinase — protein sequence MAFNNMYHIIDRDDWHAYRDEITSDINVKLTEKQLEALLAFNDHLTLEDANDIYQPLTQLISIYFKNYQSLIIERNQFLGINDKIPPFIIGISGSVAVGKSTTARLLQLFLSQFFPYLDVELITTDGFLYPNEQLEHWDLMHRKGFPESYDMHELKKFFMAVKSNKQRLKVPLYSHESYDRINAYREIKSPHILIVEGINVLQFLGSDQFFIGEYADLSIYVDADTELIEKWYMERFILLRENALKDPDHYNQRYSKMSLDDALRSAKRTWENINLVNLEDYILPTRDRADIVIHKIENHYIDSIRMRRY from the coding sequence ATGGCTTTCAATAATATGTATCATATTATTGATCGTGACGATTGGCATGCTTATCGTGACGAAATTACATCTGATATTAATGTGAAATTAACCGAGAAGCAATTAGAGGCCTTGCTGGCTTTTAATGACCATCTGACTTTAGAAGATGCTAATGATATTTATCAGCCTCTCACACAATTAATTAGTATATACTTTAAAAATTATCAAAGCTTGATTATTGAACGCAATCAATTTTTAGGCATTAATGATAAAATACCACCTTTTATTATTGGCATATCGGGAAGTGTTGCCGTTGGTAAAAGTACTACGGCGCGTCTATTGCAACTCTTTTTATCGCAATTTTTTCCCTATTTAGATGTTGAATTAATTACTACCGATGGCTTTTTGTATCCTAATGAGCAATTAGAACATTGGGATTTAATGCACCGTAAGGGCTTTCCGGAAAGCTATGATATGCACGAATTAAAGAAGTTTTTCATGGCTGTCAAGAGCAATAAGCAGCGGCTCAAAGTCCCTTTGTACTCTCATGAGAGTTATGACCGGATTAATGCCTATCGAGAAATTAAATCGCCCCATATTCTCATTGTTGAGGGGATCAATGTTTTACAATTCCTTGGATCAGACCAGTTTTTTATTGGTGAATATGCTGATCTGTCTATTTATGTTGATGCCGATACTGAATTAATTGAAAAATGGTATATGGAACGTTTTATTTTACTTCGTGAAAATGCTTTGAAAGACCCTGATCACTATAACCAACGATATAGTAAGATGTCATTAGACGATGCTTTACGTTCAGCTAAACGGACTTGGGAAAACATTAATTTAGTTAACTTGGAAGACTATATTTTACCCACTCGAGATCGGGCAGACATAGTTATTCACAAAATTGAAAATCACTATATTGATTCAATTAGAATGCGACGCTATTAG
- a CDS encoding acyl-[acyl-carrier-protein] thioesterase: MAASYQKDIIISQDQCDQEGCIQIKGLIALFLALSADHDQALKQAGLWSLDSRYIWVIVENHLSINRLAECNESVTVTTELIGANAFFVKRSFSLVDQDRALLAKCTMVYTLIDFVSRQIERVDTHSLDAKLGIDISKRIRLNKIKFSPTEDADLLSEFLVDHQAIDQNKHVNNLVYLDWIFRQVGQEFIESWQVKDLIISYKHELYEGDRGWLKSEINQAGDKQLLTKHKIVSFDDNIHASVEISWNRKDK, translated from the coding sequence ATGGCAGCGTCTTATCAAAAAGATATTATTATCAGTCAGGATCAATGTGATCAAGAAGGTTGTATTCAAATTAAGGGCCTCATTGCTCTCTTTTTAGCCCTCTCTGCTGATCACGACCAAGCCCTAAAGCAGGCCGGACTTTGGTCGCTGGACTCGCGTTATATCTGGGTAATCGTTGAAAATCACCTAAGTATTAACCGCCTAGCAGAATGTAATGAATCAGTCACTGTGACCACAGAGTTGATAGGGGCTAATGCCTTCTTTGTAAAAAGAAGCTTTAGCTTAGTTGATCAAGATAGAGCCCTTTTAGCCAAGTGTACCATGGTATATACTTTGATTGATTTTGTCAGTCGTCAAATCGAGCGGGTTGATACGCACTCTTTAGATGCCAAGCTAGGGATTGATATTAGTAAGCGCATTCGTTTGAATAAAATTAAATTTTCACCAACAGAAGATGCCGATTTGCTGAGTGAATTCTTGGTAGATCATCAAGCGATTGATCAGAATAAGCATGTTAACAATTTAGTTTATTTGGATTGGATATTTAGGCAAGTGGGTCAAGAATTTATAGAGAGCTGGCAGGTTAAAGATTTGATTATCAGCTATAAACACGAGCTCTATGAGGGGGATCGCGGCTGGTTAAAATCAGAAATCAACCAAGCAGGCGATAAGCAGTTATTGACCAAGCATAAGATAGTATCCTTTGATGATAATATTCATGCAAGTGTTGAAATATCTTGGAATAGAAAAGACAAGTAA
- a CDS encoding HesB/YadR/YfhF family protein — protein sequence MQIRISDQALKFFKEDMDLGSGDAVRFTSKVYGKTNIHEGVSVMVQVSQPQKVLVSETIDGIIFFAEEDDAWFYNDHSLEVDYDEEEEKLLFTFVDD from the coding sequence ATGCAAATTCGAATTAGTGATCAGGCATTAAAGTTTTTCAAAGAAGATATGGATTTAGGTTCCGGGGATGCTGTCCGTTTCACCAGTAAGGTCTATGGAAAAACCAACATTCATGAAGGTGTGTCGGTAATGGTTCAAGTCAGTCAACCACAAAAAGTCCTGGTAAGTGAAACAATCGATGGCATCATCTTCTTTGCTGAAGAAGATGATGCTTGGTTTTACAATGATCACTCTCTAGAAGTTGACTACGATGAAGAAGAAGAAAAATTATTATTTACTTTTGTTGATGACTAA
- a CDS encoding AarF/ABC1/UbiB kinase family protein yields the protein MANRTHRLSEIIQVLANFGFGEVYQRSFKKLDVQESAKNLRQAFEALGPSFIKIGQILSTRNDLLSEPYILELQKLQHSAPPFSYQEAEQIIREELGEAPEQCFASFAKEALATGSIAQIHRAQLQTGQEVVVKIQRPQIKEQLISDIDLFIHVINKIPTIFTNIISNPVAILREIRQQSLLEMDFLNEANNMRRFQSNHEKRSLIGVPNYYGDLTTHKVLVMDYIAGVSIGSVSKLKQMGYDLNNIAEKLVYSFLYQVFEDGFYHADPHPGNILISQEKFILLT from the coding sequence ATGGCAAATAGAACACATCGCTTAAGTGAAATCATTCAAGTTTTAGCTAACTTTGGTTTTGGAGAAGTTTACCAGCGCAGTTTTAAAAAATTGGATGTCCAGGAAAGTGCTAAAAATTTAAGACAGGCTTTTGAAGCCTTGGGCCCTTCCTTTATTAAAATTGGTCAGATACTCTCTACTCGAAACGACCTCCTCTCTGAACCTTACATCTTAGAATTGCAAAAGCTACAACACTCTGCTCCTCCCTTTTCCTACCAAGAAGCCGAACAAATTATTAGAGAAGAATTAGGAGAAGCTCCTGAACAATGCTTCGCAAGTTTTGCTAAAGAAGCCCTAGCTACTGGATCGATTGCACAAATCCACCGGGCCCAATTACAAACTGGTCAAGAGGTCGTGGTTAAAATCCAACGTCCCCAAATCAAAGAGCAATTAATCTCCGATATTGATTTATTCATTCACGTTATCAATAAAATTCCTACTATTTTCACAAATATTATCTCCAATCCAGTGGCTATTCTCCGGGAAATTCGCCAGCAGAGTCTTTTAGAGATGGATTTCTTAAATGAAGCAAATAATATGCGACGTTTCCAAAGCAACCATGAAAAGCGTTCCTTGATTGGCGTTCCCAACTATTATGGTGATTTAACCACCCACAAAGTATTGGTTATGGACTATATTGCGGGGGTTTCTATTGGTAGTGTCTCAAAGTTAAAACAAATGGGCTATGACTTGAATAATATCGCCGAAAAGCTGGTCTATTCTTTTCTTTACCAGGTATTTGAGGATGGTTTTTACCATGCCGATCCCCACCCCGGCAATATTCTCATTAGTCAGGAAAAATTTATTTTATTGACCTAG
- a CDS encoding YcjF family protein produces the protein MAFNPKNFDFSLADDLLNQAGDTINEMEKIEILVVGKTGVGKSTLINNIFREELAKTGVGKPITQHIQKLSKEDMPINLYDSRGLELSKEVQKQIKKEINALQADLTKEGSHLHAAYYCINANSQRIEEMEIDLIEQLADHMPVIVVLTQSIGEAGDTMKAYIESLNLPIQGVIPVMAADYRINDQVTIEAFGLEDLLNLTFLVIPENVHPAFTNAQRIDIKRKAKAARRWAKKSVAMTFGVGFSPIPFSDATLLVPIQITMLARITAIFGISMQSKQVISILGAVIGTGGATYIGRTIASNLVKFIPGLGSALGGLISGSTAAMVTTALAMSYIEVLTIIAESEAKGEEISLESLNKLMKTHFRKRLRRGKKDKDFQDVEDMKD, from the coding sequence ATGGCATTTAATCCTAAAAACTTTGATTTTTCACTCGCAGACGATTTACTCAACCAGGCTGGCGATACTATTAATGAAATGGAAAAAATTGAAATCCTCGTCGTTGGAAAAACTGGTGTGGGTAAAAGTACTTTAATTAATAATATCTTTCGAGAAGAACTGGCTAAAACGGGCGTAGGAAAACCCATCACCCAACATATTCAAAAGCTTAGTAAAGAAGACATGCCCATCAATTTATATGATAGTCGGGGGCTAGAGCTTTCAAAAGAAGTTCAAAAGCAAATTAAAAAAGAAATTAATGCTTTACAAGCTGATCTCACTAAAGAGGGCAGCCATTTGCACGCAGCTTATTACTGTATCAATGCGAATTCTCAACGGATTGAAGAAATGGAAATTGACTTGATTGAGCAGCTCGCTGACCATATGCCAGTTATTGTCGTTTTGACCCAATCAATTGGTGAAGCAGGCGATACCATGAAGGCTTATATTGAAAGTCTTAATTTACCTATCCAGGGTGTCATTCCAGTCATGGCAGCCGATTACAGAATTAATGACCAAGTCACTATTGAAGCTTTCGGCTTGGAAGACTTACTTAATTTAACTTTCTTAGTTATTCCGGAAAACGTTCATCCCGCTTTTACCAATGCTCAACGGATTGATATTAAACGGAAGGCCAAGGCTGCTCGCCGTTGGGCAAAAAAGTCAGTAGCCATGACTTTTGGAGTCGGTTTTTCCCCGATTCCTTTCTCTGACGCCACTTTGCTCGTGCCAATTCAAATTACTATGCTAGCTAGGATAACAGCTATTTTCGGCATATCTATGCAAAGTAAGCAAGTCATTAGTATCCTAGGGGCAGTGATCGGGACTGGTGGGGCGACTTATATCGGGCGAACCATTGCCTCCAACTTGGTGAAGTTTATTCCAGGTTTAGGATCTGCATTAGGGGGGCTGATCTCAGGATCGACTGCTGCTATGGTGACGACTGCCTTAGCTATGTCCTATATTGAAGTATTAACCATTATTGCAGAATCGGAGGCTAAGGGCGAAGAAATTTCCCTTGAAAGTCTTAATAAATTAATGAAAACGCACTTTAGAAAACGCCTAAGACGCGGAAAGAAGGATAAAGACTTTCAAGATGTAGAAGACATGAAAGATTAA